The Aureitalea marina genome includes a window with the following:
- the surE gene encoding 5'/3'-nucleotidase SurE, with protein MEKPLILVTNDDGITAPGIRALIKVMNKLGTVCVVAPDSPQSGMGHAITVNDTLYCDAVVVDKDAPQKEYRCSGTPVDCVKLAVNEILGRKPDLCVSGINHGSNSSINVLYSGTMSAAVEAGTQGIPSIGFSLLDYSLEADFEPVLEHVEILAKQCLEHGLPTGVVLNVNFPKVSKEGIKGIKVCRQADAHWVERFDKRVNPLGREYYWLSGDFVNNDKGEDTDEWALANDYISVVPVQFDMTAYQALNQLNNWNFSQ; from the coding sequence ATGGAAAAACCACTGATCTTAGTGACCAACGATGACGGGATCACCGCTCCCGGGATCCGTGCCCTGATCAAGGTGATGAATAAACTGGGAACCGTATGTGTTGTGGCCCCGGATTCACCACAAAGTGGAATGGGACATGCTATTACGGTCAATGATACCTTGTACTGCGACGCGGTCGTAGTGGACAAAGACGCCCCTCAAAAGGAATATCGTTGTAGTGGGACACCCGTAGATTGTGTCAAGCTAGCGGTAAACGAGATCCTTGGCCGTAAACCGGATCTCTGTGTCAGCGGTATCAATCATGGGAGCAATTCGTCCATCAACGTGCTGTACAGCGGGACTATGAGTGCGGCAGTTGAGGCCGGAACCCAAGGAATCCCTTCCATTGGTTTCTCCTTGTTGGATTACTCCTTGGAAGCCGACTTTGAACCGGTTCTGGAACATGTTGAGATCCTAGCTAAGCAATGCCTTGAGCACGGGCTTCCGACCGGAGTGGTACTAAATGTGAATTTCCCGAAGGTATCCAAGGAGGGTATCAAAGGAATCAAAGTATGCAGGCAGGCTGATGCTCACTGGGTGGAACGATTTGATAAACGAGTGAATCCTCTGGGGCGAGAGTATTACTGGCTCAGCGGAGACTTTGTGAATAACGACAAAGGAGAAGATACAGACGAGTGGGCGCTGGCCAACGATTATATTTCGGTGGTTCCGGTTCAGTTCGACATGACGGCTTACCAGGCTTTGAACCAGTTGAACAACTGGAATTTTAGCCAATAA
- a CDS encoding PDZ domain-containing protein — MRLMKKNLKVLFLAVLVAAASCSFTTREFEDNDKDKLLIDLITYVLERGHYSPKDMDDEFSAGVYDDFLTTMDPLKRYFLESDMEEFAQYRLQIDDQLQQKDLTFFNLVYTRFAQRQSEAQGYYKEILDQPFDYSKQEQIDVDYENMTYAKSKKDLKERWRKQLKFTAIGNFYDLMEEEKEKVENEEGYTATPESELEEKARTTSRTSMDEYFDFTNDLERKDYFANFLNSVVMEFDPHTNYFAPPDRDRFDLRMSGKLEGIGARLQKRNDYIRIVEVISGGPAWRGEHIEVGDQIMKVKQEDEDEAVSVVGMRLDDAVKLIKGPKVPR, encoded by the coding sequence ATGCGATTAATGAAAAAGAATCTCAAAGTATTGTTCCTTGCCGTGCTTGTTGCTGCAGCCTCCTGCAGTTTTACAACCCGTGAATTTGAGGACAATGATAAAGATAAATTACTGATCGATCTGATCACCTATGTGTTGGAACGCGGACATTATTCTCCCAAGGATATGGACGATGAATTCTCCGCAGGTGTATACGACGATTTCCTCACCACCATGGATCCCCTCAAGCGATACTTCCTGGAATCTGACATGGAAGAGTTTGCCCAATATCGCCTGCAGATCGACGATCAATTACAGCAAAAGGATCTAACCTTCTTTAATCTGGTTTATACACGTTTTGCACAACGTCAAAGTGAAGCTCAAGGCTATTACAAGGAAATATTAGATCAACCTTTCGATTACTCCAAGCAGGAGCAGATCGATGTGGATTACGAGAATATGACTTATGCTAAGTCTAAAAAAGACCTGAAGGAACGTTGGAGGAAGCAACTGAAATTCACAGCCATTGGGAATTTCTATGATCTGATGGAGGAGGAGAAGGAAAAGGTAGAGAATGAAGAGGGCTATACCGCCACTCCCGAAAGCGAGCTGGAAGAAAAGGCCCGTACTACCTCCAGAACTTCGATGGATGAATATTTCGATTTTACCAACGACCTGGAGCGCAAGGATTACTTCGCCAATTTCCTGAATAGTGTGGTCATGGAATTCGATCCGCATACCAATTATTTCGCACCGCCGGATCGGGACCGTTTTGACTTGCGGATGAGTGGAAAGTTAGAGGGAATTGGTGCCCGATTACAAAAAAGAAACGATTATATCCGGATAGTGGAAGTAATCAGTGGTGGTCCGGCCTGGCGTGGAGAGCACATCGAGGTTGGCGACCAGATCATGAAGGTGAAACAAGAAGATGAGGACGAAGCGGTCAGCGTGGTGGGCATGCGTCTGGACGATGCCGTGAAGCTGATCAAAGGCCCAAAGGTACCAAGGTGA
- a CDS encoding carboxy terminal-processing peptidase — translation MTLTIKRVDGTVEDEVITRDVVELEETYAKSTVIQKDERKFGLVNLPAFYFDMDNYKDRNAATDVRKEIEQLKSEGMEGLVLDLRDNGGGSLRTAVDIAGLFIEAGPVVQVASSGEKKEVLKDRSGDVLWDGPLVILVNELSASASEILAAAMQDYKRGIIIGSKQSYGKGTVQNMIDLNQWLRKNDLGDMGALKLTTQKFYRVNGGSTQLEGVKSDVIMPDRYSYIDIGERDYDNPLPYDKITPADYDVWDGYIDYEATIAKSKSRMDQSPQVQLIEENARYIKDRNEETMIDLSYEAYVADIDKRREESKRFDAIREYDNKLSYTSLPYEVELMRQDTTLREKRKRWHKNLAGDIYVEEAVNVLQDLKMSNIRQGKVAEIKN, via the coding sequence GTGACCCTTACCATCAAGCGAGTAGATGGAACCGTAGAGGATGAGGTCATCACCCGAGATGTCGTCGAATTGGAAGAGACCTATGCTAAGTCCACCGTGATCCAAAAGGATGAGCGCAAATTTGGACTGGTCAATCTACCGGCATTTTACTTCGATATGGACAATTACAAGGACCGAAATGCAGCCACCGATGTTCGTAAGGAGATCGAGCAGCTCAAGTCTGAAGGCATGGAAGGTCTGGTACTGGATCTGCGCGATAATGGTGGAGGTTCGCTACGCACTGCCGTAGACATTGCCGGTCTGTTTATCGAAGCAGGCCCGGTGGTCCAGGTAGCTTCCAGCGGAGAAAAGAAAGAGGTACTTAAGGATCGTAGTGGAGATGTCCTATGGGATGGTCCCTTGGTGATCCTGGTCAATGAGCTTTCAGCCTCTGCCAGTGAGATCCTTGCGGCTGCCATGCAAGATTACAAACGCGGTATCATCATTGGGAGTAAGCAGTCCTATGGAAAGGGAACGGTACAGAACATGATCGATCTGAACCAGTGGTTGCGCAAGAATGATCTGGGAGACATGGGGGCCCTTAAACTGACCACCCAAAAGTTCTATCGCGTCAACGGAGGTTCAACTCAATTGGAGGGTGTGAAGAGTGACGTGATTATGCCAGATCGATATTCGTATATCGATATTGGAGAGCGCGATTATGACAATCCATTGCCCTATGATAAAATTACCCCAGCCGATTATGACGTCTGGGATGGGTACATAGACTATGAGGCGACCATTGCGAAGAGTAAATCTCGTATGGATCAAAGCCCACAAGTACAACTGATCGAAGAAAATGCCCGATACATCAAAGATCGAAATGAAGAGACTATGATCGATCTGAGTTACGAGGCCTATGTAGCCGATATCGATAAGCGCAGGGAGGAGTCCAAGCGATTCGACGCCATACGCGAATACGACAATAAGTTGTCTTATACTTCACTTCCTTATGAAGTAGAATTGATGCGTCAGGATACCACCTTGCGTGAGAAGCGGAAACGTTGGCATAAAAACTTGGCTGGGGACATTTATGTTGAAGAAGCCGTAAACGTATTACAAGACCTTAAAATGAGTAATATCCGTCAGGGAAAGGTTGCCGAGATCAAGAATTAG
- a CDS encoding ABC transporter permease — MAERSNSLTRIALRKFLRNFWGVVSLSFLGVCVLVAIFAYALAPDNSRNANEMHLSLQSRSPGFQVRMLTIPGDEIEQSPVSVFFLGRKTTSTEIPISLVKITDSGIQVTEYTGDESKGLTKNLPLERFPLARSPEQISRYYIEDRTFHLGTDKYGRDLLSRMLIGIRISLSIGFVAVFISLLIGITLGAVAGYYGGRVDNAIMWLINVTWSIPTLLLVIAITLALGKGFWQVFIAVGLTMWVEVARVVRGQVMSVKQMQYVTAAKALGYTNWRIITRHVLPNSLAPVIIISAANFASAILIESGLSFLGIGAQPPMPSWGGIIKDHYAYIILGKPYLAIIPGLAIMSLVMAFMLMGNALRDALDVRSS, encoded by the coding sequence GTGGCAGAACGGTCAAACTCATTAACCAGAATAGCGCTCCGAAAGTTTCTCAGGAACTTTTGGGGCGTTGTTAGTTTAAGCTTTCTTGGGGTTTGTGTCCTGGTAGCCATTTTTGCCTATGCTTTGGCGCCAGATAATTCTCGGAATGCCAACGAGATGCACCTTTCACTTCAGAGCCGATCCCCTGGCTTCCAGGTGCGCATGCTGACCATTCCTGGTGATGAGATCGAACAAAGTCCCGTGTCCGTATTTTTCTTGGGGCGAAAGACCACTTCTACTGAGATCCCTATAAGTCTTGTCAAAATTACCGATTCAGGTATCCAGGTGACTGAATACACTGGAGATGAGAGTAAAGGCCTGACAAAGAATTTGCCATTGGAACGTTTTCCTTTGGCTCGATCTCCTGAACAAATTTCCAGGTACTATATCGAGGATAGGACCTTCCACTTGGGGACGGACAAATACGGCAGGGATTTGCTTTCCCGCATGTTGATAGGGATCCGTATATCACTTTCTATCGGTTTTGTGGCTGTATTTATTTCACTACTCATTGGGATAACGCTCGGGGCTGTGGCTGGTTATTATGGAGGCAGGGTGGACAATGCCATTATGTGGCTCATCAATGTGACTTGGTCCATTCCGACGCTGCTCTTGGTCATCGCCATCACTTTGGCCCTGGGTAAAGGATTCTGGCAGGTTTTCATCGCGGTCGGACTGACCATGTGGGTGGAAGTGGCCCGGGTGGTACGCGGCCAGGTGATGAGTGTCAAGCAAATGCAGTATGTGACTGCAGCCAAGGCCTTGGGATATACCAACTGGCGTATCATTACCCGTCATGTCTTGCCCAATAGCCTGGCACCGGTGATCATTATTTCGGCGGCCAACTTTGCCTCTGCTATCCTTATCGAAAGCGGTTTGAGCTTCCTAGGAATAGGCGCCCAGCCACCCATGCCCAGTTGGGGCGGGATCATCAAGGATCACTACGCCTATATCATCTTGGGTAAACCCTATTTAGCCATCATTCCCGGTTTGGCCATCATGAGTTTGGTCATGGCCTTTATGCTAATGGGCAATGCCCTGAGGGATGCGTTGGATGTGCGATCGAGTTAG
- a CDS encoding HlyD family secretion protein, whose amino-acid sequence MPLNNQQERSTEVQDILNKPPNWMLIWGNGILLLLFVFFFLFTWFIQYPDIIETEAIVTSPNPPQKEYAQSSGKLKTLLVSDNQQVSKGTVLAMLDNTAQLEDVLFLKAILDTINIMNSPLEFPLEQLPGLSLGEISSAFVVFQNDYIEYRLSRTLDPLSNELSSNELAQSQLRLRLANLEAQKSIDARKMELSKNEYERNEYLYKKGVISLNEIERKKLEFLDQEKNMRNLDLSISQIRQNLSETSGNATQLQINGEINDVRLAKKVVQSLIQLKEALRTWDLKYVLRANRSGRVSLVNIWNEDQYISQGDLLFTIVPEESRAFIAHIKAPIHNSGKIAPGQRVNIKLHNYPEEEYGKLNATVSSMSAIPNEDGFYMIKASLPDRLLTSYEIEIPFRSELSGTAEIITEDLRLLERFFYQLRGIFNS is encoded by the coding sequence ATGCCATTGAATAATCAGCAGGAAAGAAGTACAGAAGTTCAGGACATCCTGAACAAACCCCCTAACTGGATGCTAATCTGGGGAAATGGGATTCTGCTGCTACTTTTTGTCTTTTTCTTCCTGTTCACCTGGTTTATTCAGTACCCTGATATTATTGAAACTGAAGCAATTGTAACATCCCCGAATCCCCCACAAAAGGAGTATGCCCAAAGCTCAGGAAAGCTAAAGACCTTGTTGGTGAGCGACAATCAACAAGTTTCTAAGGGAACTGTCCTGGCCATGTTGGATAATACGGCTCAGTTGGAAGATGTACTCTTCCTTAAGGCAATACTGGATACCATAAACATCATGAATAGTCCCTTGGAATTTCCTTTAGAGCAATTGCCCGGATTGTCTTTGGGGGAGATCTCATCGGCTTTTGTGGTTTTCCAAAATGATTACATTGAATACCGTCTATCCAGAACTTTAGATCCCCTTTCAAATGAGCTCAGTTCCAATGAACTTGCTCAATCACAATTAAGGCTGAGACTGGCCAATCTGGAAGCACAAAAGTCAATCGACGCCCGTAAAATGGAGCTATCCAAAAACGAGTATGAGCGCAACGAGTACCTCTATAAAAAAGGGGTGATCTCTCTGAACGAAATTGAACGGAAAAAACTAGAATTTCTGGATCAGGAAAAGAACATGCGCAATCTGGATTTGAGTATCTCCCAGATCCGTCAGAATTTGTCGGAAACCTCAGGAAATGCCACACAATTACAGATTAATGGTGAGATAAATGATGTTAGGCTGGCCAAGAAAGTAGTGCAGTCACTCATACAACTGAAAGAAGCATTGAGAACCTGGGATCTAAAGTATGTGCTTCGGGCAAATCGTTCCGGTCGAGTTTCATTGGTCAACATTTGGAATGAGGATCAGTATATCTCACAAGGAGATCTTCTCTTTACCATTGTACCCGAAGAATCGAGGGCTTTCATTGCTCATATTAAAGCACCTATTCACAACTCCGGTAAAATTGCACCGGGACAACGGGTAAATATAAAACTCCACAACTATCCTGAAGAAGAATATGGTAAACTAAACGCCACAGTTAGCTCAATGTCTGCCATCCCTAATGAGGACGGTTTCTATATGATAAAAGCTAGCCTTCCCGACCGCTTATTGACCTCCTATGAAATCGAGATACCGTTTAGAAGCGAGTTAAGTGGAACGGCAGAGATCATCACAGAGGACCTCAGGCTTTTAGAGCGGTTTTTCTACCAATTGCGTGGAATTTTTAACAGCTAA
- a CDS encoding peptidase domain-containing ABC transporter: MTKNFPTYRQPDAKDCGPTCLRIIAKFHGKSISLSELRRLSETTREGSSLLALSETAEKIGLRTLGVKLDLKTLQKADLPCIVHWNNDHFVVLYKIKKGNYYLSDPAYGLIKFSEREFLDCWMGRNSSVNEVKGIALLIEPTARFKDFDPENGEQFFGFRNLFTYVARYRKFLWQLIIGLGAGCLLQLVVPFLTQSVVDVGIKNQDIGFVYLILFAQVALFLGRSTIEVIRSWILLHLSTRINISLISDFFLKLMNLPIAFFDSKMTGDILQRIQDHRRIEQILTTSSLRVIFSMMTFVIFSFVLAYYSGLIFGIFITGSICYFSWVLIFLKKRRELDYKRFAAVSSEQSKVIEIINGMQEIKLHNSERQKRWNWEHVQARLFNISMKNLALEQYQSVGSSLINELKNIVVTMIAATLVVQGNITLGMMLAISYIVGQLNGPIEQFIVFIRELQDAKISLERLGEIHNKKSEDEDNFQGITKLNLQEDIVLENVDFRYQGSFDNVLRDLSLVIPANKITAIVGTSGSGKTTLMKLLLKFYAPQNGQIHLGEHSLDYITNKTWRSHCGVVMQEGYIFNDTIANNIAIGEEIIDQKKLHHAVSVANISQFILGLPRKFETQIGMEGVGLSTGQKQRLLIARAVYKNPDLLFFDEATSALDSNNEKTIMENLNKFFENKTVVVIAHRLSTVKNADQIVVLDKGMIIEKGTHNELVAQRKNYYELVKNQLELGA, translated from the coding sequence TTGACAAAGAACTTCCCCACATATCGACAACCTGATGCCAAAGATTGTGGCCCCACTTGCCTGAGGATCATTGCCAAATTTCATGGGAAATCGATTTCTCTATCGGAACTCCGCAGACTCAGTGAGACTACACGTGAAGGAAGTTCGTTATTGGCATTAAGTGAGACTGCAGAAAAAATTGGACTGCGTACGCTAGGCGTGAAGTTGGACCTAAAGACCCTTCAAAAGGCAGATTTACCCTGTATTGTCCATTGGAACAACGATCACTTTGTCGTATTATACAAAATTAAAAAGGGCAATTACTACCTCTCCGATCCTGCATACGGATTGATCAAATTTAGCGAGCGAGAATTCCTTGACTGTTGGATGGGAAGGAACAGTTCGGTCAATGAAGTCAAGGGGATAGCTCTTTTGATCGAACCAACCGCTCGTTTCAAGGATTTCGACCCGGAGAATGGTGAGCAATTCTTTGGCTTTAGAAACCTGTTCACCTATGTAGCCCGTTATCGAAAATTCTTGTGGCAACTAATCATTGGACTGGGCGCCGGATGCTTACTACAGTTGGTGGTTCCCTTTCTAACTCAAAGTGTGGTAGATGTTGGAATCAAAAACCAGGACATTGGTTTTGTTTACCTGATCTTATTCGCTCAGGTGGCGCTTTTCCTGGGACGCAGCACCATAGAAGTAATTCGTAGTTGGATATTGTTGCACCTAAGTACCCGGATCAATATCTCGTTGATCTCGGATTTCTTTTTAAAACTCATGAACCTCCCCATTGCCTTCTTCGACAGTAAAATGACCGGTGATATCCTACAACGCATTCAGGACCATCGGAGGATAGAACAAATTCTGACTACTTCATCCCTGCGGGTTATCTTCTCCATGATGACCTTTGTGATATTTAGTTTTGTTCTAGCTTATTATAGCGGTTTGATTTTCGGCATCTTTATCACCGGTAGTATATGCTATTTCTCCTGGGTTCTTATTTTTCTTAAAAAGCGTCGCGAACTAGACTATAAGCGATTTGCGGCAGTGAGCTCGGAACAAAGTAAGGTCATTGAGATCATCAACGGGATGCAGGAGATCAAATTGCACAATTCTGAGCGACAAAAACGCTGGAACTGGGAACACGTCCAAGCCCGCTTGTTCAATATCTCGATGAAAAATCTGGCCTTGGAACAATATCAGAGCGTGGGATCCTCGCTCATCAATGAACTAAAGAATATAGTAGTCACTATGATTGCTGCTACTCTAGTGGTTCAGGGTAATATCACACTCGGTATGATGCTGGCCATCTCGTACATTGTGGGACAACTTAATGGTCCAATAGAACAGTTCATTGTCTTTATTCGTGAATTACAAGATGCCAAGATCTCTTTGGAACGCTTGGGCGAAATACACAATAAAAAATCTGAGGATGAGGACAATTTTCAAGGGATCACAAAACTAAATCTCCAAGAAGACATTGTCTTGGAAAATGTTGACTTTCGCTATCAAGGAAGTTTTGACAATGTACTTCGTGACCTTTCTTTGGTCATTCCTGCCAATAAAATCACGGCCATAGTTGGCACAAGCGGTAGTGGTAAGACCACCTTAATGAAGCTATTGCTCAAGTTCTATGCCCCTCAAAATGGACAGATACACTTAGGGGAACACAGTTTGGATTATATCACCAACAAAACCTGGCGCTCTCATTGCGGGGTTGTCATGCAAGAAGGGTATATTTTCAATGACACCATTGCCAACAATATTGCTATAGGCGAAGAGATCATTGATCAGAAAAAACTCCATCATGCCGTATCAGTAGCCAATATCAGCCAATTCATCTTGGGATTGCCAAGGAAGTTTGAAACGCAGATAGGGATGGAAGGAGTTGGACTAAGCACAGGACAGAAACAACGGCTATTGATTGCCAGAGCGGTTTACAAGAACCCGGATCTGCTGTTTTTTGATGAGGCCACCTCTGCCCTGGACTCCAACAACGAAAAGACCATTATGGAGAACCTCAACAAATTCTTCGAGAACAAAACAGTGGTCGTCATTGCGCACCGTTTAAGCACCGTCAAAAACGCAGATCAAATTGTGGTGCTCGACAAAGGGATGATCATTGAAAAAGGGACCCATAACGAATTGGTAGCTCAACGTAAGAATTATTATGAACTGGTTAAAAATCAATTAGAACTTGGAGCATAG
- a CDS encoding vitamin K epoxide reductase family protein has translation MKAHLYNLVKKLIRKNQIRINEEELRMQLQSHPSYPSLHAITGVLEHFNIPNAALRLPRTLDILQHLPPCFLAQTKGEVDEELALVNKKGKSLVLTHDYKHQTLLTEEAFLESWTGILIAIEQDEAITQTTPNSRIGSIGWGALLITLATYFTIIMDSWFPRIHFVLSLLGMVISYFIVKHELGISDKLTQQICNSSDKMSCDAVLDSKGAKLFGRVKLSDLSLVSFLSITLTWLLLVWGGITNYSSLIVCAIASLPVVAYSLYYQLRVVKQWCPLCLGVVCVLLLQFGSLFIGGSFRLSPIVLSVNSFGVLILSTLLVSLVWTRIQPLIFAQKELSQFKFDHLKFKRNYPVFKGIYQASKPLAFNQDIPGEIILGNHHAQTHLILVTSPYCIHCKEAHKDIESILSGGKDKVKVSIRFMAGTDDKDSDFYHLVVQLFDLYHTQGQAACLLALHELYAEHADPAAWLARRKTLQTTAYDTAIQAQKNWCLENSSHFTPALYLSDRPYPKEYLRQDILYFLDDIAEETRQEQPIANKDRLAS, from the coding sequence ATGAAAGCACATCTATACAATCTGGTAAAGAAACTAATTCGCAAGAACCAGATTCGAATTAACGAGGAGGAACTGCGCATGCAATTACAGAGTCATCCGTCCTATCCAAGCCTGCATGCTATAACAGGTGTACTGGAACATTTCAACATCCCTAACGCGGCCCTACGATTACCACGTACCTTAGACATACTGCAACATTTACCCCCCTGTTTCCTGGCACAAACCAAAGGGGAGGTAGATGAAGAATTGGCCTTGGTGAACAAAAAAGGAAAATCTCTTGTTCTCACACACGACTACAAACATCAGACCCTGTTAACAGAAGAGGCTTTCCTAGAAAGTTGGACCGGAATACTGATCGCTATCGAGCAAGATGAGGCCATCACCCAAACTACACCCAATAGCCGGATCGGATCCATCGGATGGGGTGCATTGCTGATTACTTTGGCCACCTATTTTACAATAATTATGGATTCATGGTTTCCCAGGATTCACTTTGTATTGAGTCTACTTGGAATGGTCATCAGCTATTTTATTGTGAAGCACGAGTTGGGAATCTCTGACAAACTGACCCAACAGATCTGCAACTCATCGGATAAAATGAGCTGCGACGCCGTTCTGGATTCCAAGGGTGCCAAACTTTTTGGCCGGGTAAAACTAAGTGATCTTAGTCTCGTCAGCTTTTTATCCATCACCCTTACCTGGCTCCTTTTAGTCTGGGGTGGTATTACCAATTATTCGTCTTTGATAGTTTGTGCGATTGCTTCACTGCCTGTCGTGGCTTACTCCCTATACTATCAATTGCGCGTTGTCAAACAATGGTGTCCACTTTGTCTCGGCGTAGTATGTGTGCTGCTTTTACAATTTGGATCCTTGTTCATAGGCGGTAGCTTTAGGCTATCGCCTATTGTTCTATCGGTTAATAGCTTTGGAGTCTTAATCTTGAGTACGCTATTGGTAAGCTTGGTTTGGACACGTATCCAGCCCTTGATCTTTGCCCAGAAAGAACTGTCACAATTCAAATTTGATCATTTAAAATTCAAACGAAACTACCCTGTATTTAAGGGGATCTACCAGGCTTCGAAGCCTTTGGCCTTCAACCAGGATATTCCGGGGGAGATCATATTGGGTAACCACCATGCACAGACTCATTTGATCCTAGTTACCAGCCCGTATTGTATCCACTGCAAAGAAGCACATAAGGACATCGAATCTATTCTATCCGGTGGAAAGGATAAAGTGAAGGTAAGTATTCGCTTTATGGCAGGTACAGATGATAAAGACTCCGATTTCTACCATCTCGTTGTTCAACTTTTTGATCTGTATCACACCCAAGGTCAGGCCGCCTGCCTGCTCGCTTTACATGAACTGTATGCAGAGCATGCAGACCCAGCGGCCTGGCTTGCTCGCCGGAAGACTTTGCAGACCACCGCTTACGACACTGCCATTCAAGCCCAAAAGAACTGGTGTCTGGAAAACAGTAGCCATTTTACCCCGGCGCTTTATTTGAGCGACCGGCCTTATCCCAAAGAATATCTACGTCAGGACATTCTGTATTTCCTGGACGATATCGCAGAAGAAACCCGTCAGGAACAACCGATCGCCAATAAAGATCGTCTGGCGTCATAA
- a CDS encoding LytR/AlgR family response regulator transcription factor — MIKAIIVDDEPLIRQDIREMIEENFAREVVVVAEAADVNSGMETITKYEPDLLFLDVNMPDGTGFDLLEKTTHKDFEVIFVTGFDNHAIKAIKVGALDYILKPVDEGEFTGAVSKALANKDKESHLEKLLEVSSEYFKGAQRKRVILKTADTVYAIYEDDIIYCRSDGNYTTFYTQQMEKILVSKPIKKIEEILTEDTFIRCHQSYIVNKKHVLKYNKQGVLVVHLDFKVPVSSRRKDYALKKIFD, encoded by the coding sequence ATGATTAAAGCCATTATTGTAGACGACGAGCCGTTAATCCGGCAGGATATACGCGAGATGATCGAAGAAAATTTTGCTCGAGAGGTTGTCGTTGTCGCCGAAGCTGCGGACGTCAATTCCGGGATGGAAACAATTACTAAATACGAACCGGACCTGCTATTTCTGGATGTGAATATGCCAGATGGTACTGGATTTGATCTCCTGGAAAAAACTACACACAAAGATTTTGAAGTGATCTTTGTAACGGGTTTTGACAATCACGCAATCAAAGCGATCAAGGTAGGTGCCTTGGACTATATTTTAAAACCCGTTGATGAAGGTGAGTTCACAGGTGCCGTCTCAAAGGCTCTAGCCAATAAGGACAAGGAAAGTCATCTTGAAAAACTGCTCGAAGTATCCAGTGAATACTTTAAGGGCGCGCAAAGGAAACGGGTGATTCTAAAGACTGCCGATACCGTTTATGCCATTTATGAGGACGATATCATTTACTGTCGCTCAGATGGTAATTACACCACTTTCTATACCCAGCAAATGGAGAAGATCCTGGTTTCAAAACCCATCAAGAAAATAGAAGAAATTCTAACCGAGGACACCTTTATTCGCTGCCACCAGTCCTATATTGTGAACAAGAAGCACGTTTTGAAATACAACAAACAGGGTGTATTGGTGGTTCACTTGGATTTTAAGGTTCCGGTTTCCAGCCGGAGGAAAGACTACGCACTAAAGAAGATCTTTGACTAA